From a single Salvelinus sp. IW2-2015 linkage group LG22, ASM291031v2, whole genome shotgun sequence genomic region:
- the LOC111949660 gene encoding extracellular calcium-sensing receptor-like, giving the protein MSLLFLWSLSSSLTVSPSSTLATDSECALLSGFDPGFVADGDFVIGGIFPLHYNQEMPDVNYTYQPTAVKCNGFDPRAFRWAQTMRLAVEEINQSVQLLPNHMLGYKIFDSCAYPLTGQRAALAMLNGXGQAHMCSGASPLLAVIGESGSAQSIVVSRILQPFKIPMISYFSSCACLGDRRKYPTFFRVIPNDDYQVKAMAQLLVRYDWRWVGVVRGDHEYGHFALQGLLSELKGTGVCVAYQEMIPLLYNQQRALEIIEVMRSSTARVVVVFSAEGEMTPFLKDYMAQNITGIQWVASEAWVTASLFTTSEYFPYLGGTIGFGIRQGNIPGLRDYLQTVNPRSPLMPPCSGQETLLEQHSAYMNTSSPRVAYNVYKAVYAIAHSLHNLLHCQAGAGPFHNHSCAHSTNVHPWQLQQYLQDVSFNVSGENMNFDQKGDAIPSYDLINWQRGPNGGPRFVTVGLYDGSKDSGKELAIQQEKILVVSVCSASCAPGSRKAVRRGEPLCCFDCVPCDSGKISYQTDSIDCTECPEDXWSNADGTMCIPKVVEFLSHDAMGIALTVIAVVGACLTVFVLAVFLHHRTTPIVRVNNSELSFFILLSLILCFLCALMFIGEPTSWSCMLRHTAFSITFSLCISCILGKTLVVLAAFTAARPGNNIMKWLGPKQQRVIIFSCTLVQVLICAAWLMAAPPYPSRNIQDQRSKIILECSVGSQLAFWCVLGYIGLLACLCFILAFLARKLPGNFNEAKFITFSMLIFCAVWISFIPAYVSSPGKYTVAVEIFAILASSFGLLFCLFAPKCYIILLKPEKNTKQHLMGNKK; this is encoded by the exons ATGTCTCTGCTGTTCTTGTGGTCtctatcttcctccctcacagtcAGCCCGTCCTCCACCCTAGCCACAGACTCAGAGTGTGCTCTGCTGAGTGGCTTTGATCCTGGGTTCGTGGCTGATGGTGACTTTGTCATTGGGGGTATTTTCCCCCTGCACTACAACCAGGAGATGCCAGACGTCAACTACACCTACCAACCAACAGCAGTCAAGTGCAATGG GTTTGACCCGAGGGCTTTCCGCTGGGCTCAGACCATGAGGCTGGCGGTGGAGGAGATCAACCAGAGTGTGCAGCTGCTGCCCAACCACATGCTTGGCTACAAGATCTTTGACTCATGTGCCTATCCTCTGACAGGGCAGAGGGCTGCTCTGGCAATGTTGAACGGACYGGGCCAGGCTCACATGTGTTCTGGTGCctctcctcttctggctgttATCGGAGAATCCGGTTCTGCGCAGTCTATTGTCGTATCCAGAATCCTGCAGCCCTTTAAAATACCCATG ATCAGCTACTTCTCGTCGTGCGCGTGCCTCGGTGACAGGAGGAAGTACCCCACCTTCTTCAGAGTAATCCCCAACGATGACTACCAG GTGAAGGCTATGGCTCAGCTGCTGGTGCGGTATGACTGGCGCTGGGTGGGGGTGGTGCGTGGGGACCATGAATATGGGCACTTCGCCCTACAAGGGCTGCTGAGTGAGCTAAAGGggacgggtgtgtgtgtggcctaccagGAGATGATCCCTCTGCTCTACAATCAGCAGAGGGCCCTGGAGATCATAGAg gtCATGCGTAGCTCCACAGCCAGGGTAGTGGTGGTGTTCTCTGCCGAGGGGGAAATGACCCCCTTCCTGAAGGACTACATGGCACAGAACATCACAGGCATCCAGTGGGTGGCCAGTGAGGCCTGGGTCACTGCCTCTCTCTTCACCACCAGTGAATACTTCCCCTACCTGGGGGGCACCATCGGCTTTGGGATCAGGCAGGGAAATATCCCAGGGCTCAGGGACTACCTGCAGACGGTGAACCCCCGCAG CCCCCTGATGCCCCCCTGCTCAGGGCAGGAGACTCTTCTGGAGCAGCACTCAGCCTACATGAACACCTCCAGCCCCAGAGTGGCCTATAATGTGTACAAGGCTGTGTACGCCATCGCTCACTCACTGCACAACCTCCTCCACTGCCAGGCTGGGGCAGGACCCTTCCACAACCACTCCTGCGCTCACAGCACCAACGTTCACCCCTGGCAG CTCCAGCAATATCTCCAGGACGTGTCCTTCAACGTATCTGGAGAAAATATGAACTTTGACCAGAAAGGGGACGCCATCCCATCCTATGACCTCATCAACTGGCAGAGGGGGCCAAACGGAGGTCCCCGCTTTGTCACAGTGGGGCTGTATGATGGCTCAAAGGACTCTGGGAAGGAGCTGGCAATCCAGCAAGAGAAGATA CTGGTGGTCTCCGTGTGCAGTGCCAGCTGTGCTCCAGGATCCAGGAAGGCTGTCCGTCGTGGGGAACCTCTGTGCTGCTTTGACTGTGTACCATGTGACAGCGGCAAGATTAGTTATCAGACAG ATTCTATAGACTGCACAGAATGTCCCGAGGACTWCTGGTCAAACGCTGATGGAACAATGTGCATCCCCAAAGTGGTGGAGTTCCTTTCCCATGATGCAATGGGGATAGCCCTGACGGTGATCGCTGTAGTGGGCGCCTGTCTGACCGTGTTCGTCCTGGCAGTCTTCCTCCATCACAGGACCACTCCCATCGTCCGCGTCAACAACTCTGAGCTGAGTTTCTTTATCCTTCTCTCCCTGATTCTGTGCTTCCTGTGTGCACTGATGTTCATCGGGGAGCCCACCTCCTGGTCCTGCATGCTGCGCCACACTGCCTTCAGCATCACCTTCTCCCTCTGCATCTCCTGCATCCTGGGCAAAACTCTGGTGGTCCTGGCAGCCTTCACTGCCGCCAGGCCTGGGAACAACATTATGAAGTGGCTGGGGCCCAAACAGCAGAGGGTCATCATATTCTCCTGCACCCTGGTTCAGGTGCTGATCTGTGCTGCCTGGCTCATGGCTGCCCCKCCCTACCCATCCAGAAATATCCAGGACCAACGCTCTAAAATCATTCTGGAGTGCAGTGTGGGCTCCCAACTGGCCTTCTGGTGCGTTCTGGGATACATCGGCCTCCTGGCCTGTCTGTGCTTCATCCTGGCATTTCTGGCCCGGAAACTGCCAGGCAACTTTAATGAGGCCAAGTTCATCACYTTCAGCATGCTGATCTTCTGTGCCGTGTGGATCTCCTTCATCCCTGCCTACGTCAGCTCTCCTGGGAAGTACACAGTAGCTGTAGAGATCTTTGCCATCCTGGCCTCCAGCTTtgggctgctgttctgtctgtttgctCCAAARTGTTACATCATCCTCCTGAAGCCAGagaagaacactaaacaacatCTCATGGGAAATAAAAAGTAG
- the LOC111949703 gene encoding extracellular calcium-sensing receptor-like produces MRLAVEEINQSEQLLPNHTLGYKIFDSCATPVTALRAVLAMLNGQGEEQSPMCSGASPLIAMVGESGSSQSIVLSRTLQPFRIPMISYFSTCSCLSDRKEYPTFFRVVPNDDYQVKAIASLLQRFGWKWIGVIREDHDYGHFALQGLKREIQNTDVCLAYDEMIPKDYSRERVLQILEVMRHSTARVVIVFSGEGELYPFLKEFVKQNITGTQWVASEAWVTANVLAETYPFLDGTIGFAIRSGKVPGLRDYLQTVNPRXYPSNPLVQQLWESLYGCSPSLSPSSPLMPPCSGQETLLEQHSAYMNTSSPRVAYNVYKAVYAIAHSLHNLLHCQAGAGPFHNRSCAHSTNVHPWQVCQYLQDVSFNVSGENMNFDQKGDAIPSYDLINWQRGPNGGPRFVTVGLYDGSKDSGKELAIQQEKIVWARHHSKLVVSVCSASCAPGSRKAVRRGEPLCCFDCVPCDSGKISYQTDSIDCKECPEDFWSNTDGTMCIPKVVEFLSHDAMGIALTVIAVVGACLTVSVLAVFLHHRTTPIVRVNNSELSFFILLSLTLCFLCALMFIGEPTSWSCMLRHTAFSITFSLCISCILGKTLVVLAAFTAARPGNNIMKWLGPKQQRVIIFSCTLVQVLICAAWLMAAPPYPSRNIQDQRSKIILECSVGSQLAFWCVLGYIGLLACLCFILAFLARKLPGNFNEAKFITFSMLIFCAVWISFIPAYVSSPGKYTVAVEIFAILASSFGLLFCLFAPKCYIILLKPEKNTKQHLMGRK; encoded by the exons ATGAGGCTGGCAGTGGAGGAAATCAACCAGAGTGAGCAGCTGCTGCCCAACCACACGCTGGGCTACAAGATCTTTGACTCGTGTGCCACGCCAGTCACGGCTCTGAGAGCAGTGTTGGCGATGCTGAACGGACAGGGTGAAGAACAGAGCCCTATGTGTTCTGGTGCCAGCCCGTTAATAGCCATGGTAGGGGAGTCTGGCTCCTCACAGTCCATTGTTTTGTCCAGAACTCTGCAGCCCTTCAGAATCCCCATG ATCAGCTATTTCTCCACCTGCTCGTGCCTGAGTGACAGGAAAGAATACCCRACGTTCTTCAGAGTGGTTCCAAATGACGACTACCAGGTGAAGGCCATCGCCAGTCTGCTTCAGCGTTTCGGCTGGAAGTGGATTGGTGTGATCCGCGAGGACCACGACTACGGCCACTTCGCCCTGCAGGGCCTGAAGAGGGAGATCCAGAACACAGATGTMTGTCTGGCCTATGATGAGATGATCCCTAAAGACTACAGCAGAGAGAGGGTCCTGCAGATCYTGGAGGTGATGAGGCACTCCACAGCGCGGGTGGTGATAGTCTTCTCTGGGGAGGGAGAATTATACCCTTTCCTCAAGGAGTTTGTCAAGCAGAACATCACTGGTACCCAGTGGGTGGCCAGTGAGGCCTGGGTCACTGCCAATGTGCTGGCAGAGACTTATCCATTCCTGGATGGGACTATTGGCTTCGCCATCCGCTCAGGGAAAGTCCCAGGGCTCAGGGACTACCTGCAGACGGTGAACCCCCGCARGTACCCCTCTAACCCCCTGGTGCAGCAGCTGTGGGAGTCTCTGTAcggctgctctccctctctgtccccctccagCCCCCTGATGCCCCCCTGCTCAGGGCAGGAGACTCTTCTGGAGCAGCACTCAGCCTACATGAACACCTCCAGCCCCAGAGTGGCCTATAATGTGTACAAGGCTGTGTACGCCATCGCTCACTCACTGCACAACCTCCTCCACTGCCAGGCTGGGGCAGGACCCTTCCACAACCGCTCCTGCGCTCACAGCACCAACGTTCACCCCTGGCAGGTATGT CAATATCTCCAGGACGTGTCCTTCAACGTATCTGGAGAAAATATGAACTTTGACCAGAAAGGGGACGCCATCCCATCCTATGACCTCATCAACTGGCAGAGGGGGCCAAACGGAGGTCCCCGCTTTGTCACAGTGGGGCTGTATGATGGCTCAAAGGACTCTGGGAAGGAGCTGGCAATCCAGCAAGAGAAGATAGTGTGGGCGAGGCATCACAGCAAG CTGGTGGTCTCCGTGTGCAGTGCCAGCTGTGCTCCAGGATCCAGGAAGGCTGTCCGTCGTGGGGAACCTCTGTGCTGCTTTGACTGTGTACCATGTGACAGCGGCAAGATTAGTTATCAGACAG ATTCTATAGACTGCAAAGAATGTCCCGAGGACTTCTGGTCAAACACTGATGGAACAATGTGCATCCCCAAAGTGGTGGAGTTCCTTTCCCATGATGCAATGGGGATAGCCCTGACTGTGATCGCTGTAGTGGGCGCCTGTCTGACCGTGTCCGTCCTGGCAGTCTTCCTCCATCACAGGACCACTCCCATCGTCCGCGTCAACAACTCTGAGCTGAGTTTCTTTATCCTTCTCTCCCTGACTCTGTGCTTCCTGTGTGCACTGATGTTCATCGGGGAGCCCACCTCCTGGTCCTGCATGCTGCGCCACACTGCCTTCAGCATCACCTTCTCCCTCTGCATCTCCTGCATCCTGGGCAAGACTCTGGTGGTCCTGGCAGCCTTCACTGCCGCCAGGCCTGGGAACAACATTATGAAGTGGCTGGGGCCCAAACAGCAGAGGGTCATCATATTCTCCTGCACCCTGGTTCAGGTGCTGATCTGTGCTGCCTGGCTCATGGCTGCTCCTCCCTACCCTTCCAGAAATATCCAGGACCAACGCTCTAAGATCATTCTGGAGTGCAGTGTGGGCTCCCAACTGGCCTTCTGGTGCGTTCTGGGATACATCGGCCTCYTGGCCTGTCTGTGCTTCATCCTGGCATTTCTGGCCCGGAAACTGCCAGGCAACTTTAATGAGGCCAAGTTCATCACTTTCAGCATGCTGATCTTCTGTGCCGTGTGGATCTCCTTCATCCCTGCCTACGTCAGCTCTCCTGGGAAGTACACAGTAGCTGTAGAGATCTTTGCCATCCTGGCCTCCAGCTTtgggctgctgttctgtctgtttgctCCAAAGTGTTACATCATCCTCCTGAAGCCAGagaagaacactaaacaacatCTCATGGGGAGGAAATAA